One window of Nymphaea colorata isolate Beijing-Zhang1983 chromosome 1, ASM883128v2, whole genome shotgun sequence genomic DNA carries:
- the LOC116246327 gene encoding ubiquitin domain-containing protein 7SL RNA2-like, which translates to MEVDFELSNGSKYRIEVGFFDTVLDIKERLEKCSGIPVKQQSVLFNNTFMDDEKDVQPYGLWEGCCVEVLVNPEAGKLQVHVKGLEDLIFLKFDKSNTVNFLKPKEGIHERIGVPANRLLLLHQNRKLSDPVLTLAEFGVSEQSRIDVLIKPAKTLSPKRHSTMNIIVEQARTNKEVYVEVKSTDTVSGLKEKLQALEIAADEHFFVHNQSPMSDKKTLEWHRVEEGHVLTIFQGSVTSPEPGYTELEEDI; encoded by the coding sequence ATGGAAGTCGATTTCGAGCTGAGCAATGGCAGTAAATACAGGATCGAGGTTGGCTTCTTTGACACAGTTCTGGACATAAAAGAAAGGCTGGAAAAATGTTCCGGCATTCCTGTCAAGCAACAGAGCGTTCTCTTCAACAACACATTTATGGATGATGAGAAGGATGTTCAACCTTATGGGCTGTGGGAAGGTTGCTGCGTGGAGGTTCTCGTCAATCCCGAAGCCGGGAAGCTTCAGGTGCACGTCAAAGGATTAGAGGACCTGATCTTCCTCAAATTCGACAAATCAAACACCGTCAACTTCTTGAAGCCGAAGGAGGGAATTCACGAGCGAATCGGAGTGCCGGCTAACAGGCTTCTTCTTCTGCATCAGAATAGGAAACTTTCGGATCCAGTGCTCACTCTGGCGGAGTTTGGCGTCTCCGAACAATCTCGGATAGATGTCCTGATCAAGCCGGCTAAGACTTTATCTCCGAAAAGACATAGCACCATGAATATAATAGTGGAACAAGCAAGGACTAATAAGGAGGTGTATGTCGAAGTGAAATCTACCGACACAGTTAGTGGTTTGAAGGAGAAGCTTCAAGCTCTGGAAATTGCGGCCGACGAACACTTTTTTGTTCACAACCAAAGTCCCATGTCCGACAAGAAGACACTTGAATGGCATAGAGTCGAAGAAGGGCACGTGTTAACCATCTTCCAAGGTTCTGTCACTTCGCCCGAGCCCGGCTATACCGAGCTGGAGGAGGACATATAG